A single window of Corvus hawaiiensis isolate bCorHaw1 chromosome 22, bCorHaw1.pri.cur, whole genome shotgun sequence DNA harbors:
- the RPL22 gene encoding 60S ribosomal protein L22 — MAPAQKKPAAKGGKKKKQVLKFTLDCTHPVEDGIMDAANFEQFLQERIKVNGKAGNLGGGVVTIERSKSKITVTSEVPFSKRYLKYLTKKYLKKNNLRDWLRVVANSKESYELRYFQINQDEEEEEEED, encoded by the exons ATGGCGCCCGCG CAGAAAAAGCCCGCGGCGAAAGGTggcaagaagaagaagcaggTTCTGAAGTTCACGCTGGACTGCACGCACCCCGTGGAGGATGGCATCATGGACGCCGCCAACTTC gagcagttcctgcaggaacGGATCAAGGTGAATGGCAAAGCAGGAAACCTGGGTGGGGGCGTGGTGACCATCGAGAGGAGCAAGAGCAAGATCACGGTCACGTCAGAGGTGCCGTTCTCCAAGAG GTACCTCAAATACCTGACCAAGAAGTACCTGAAGAAGAACAACCTGCGGGACTGGCTGCGCGTGGTGGCCAACAGCAAGGAGAGCTACGAGCTGCGCTACTTCCAGATCAAccaggatgaagaggaggaggaagaggaggattgA
- the RNF207 gene encoding RING finger protein 207, with amino-acid sequence MAGGIFSPLGSCSELEKANCHPLVCLLCHEPYQHPCLLDCYHNFCASCLRGRASDGRLRCPLCGHPSVVRGGTGLPPVDRLLQFLVDSSADSEEDVQCANCDRCCTKAELDTMYFCNTCGQPLCAPCREETHRARMFARHEIVSLSKRTKDIHKKCPLHEEPYIMFSTEKKSMLCINCFRDMQGESRAHCIDIETAYMQGCQRLDQAVMAVKELQTSTREAIVLLKAMIEEVRNSASEEEAAINSLFSRMQEQLSERKKTLLKAVQSQHEEKEKAFKEQLAHLASLLPTLQVHLVTCSAFLSSANKAEFLDLGYQLMERLQRIVKLPHRLRPAQTSKINSEYRAEFARCLEPLLMLSPRRSVVGSAGGIGPGITGTNMLPGGQCSKTLMVPSCPPTSDKMSTGPMVKKPTMHRYISTKVLLAEGRETPFAEHCRNYENTYRMLQMEIQGLKDQVQELHRDLTKHHSLIKSEIMSEILQKSLQMDVQIAAHYSAVEMMRSVFEEVWEETYQRVANEQEIYEAQLHDLLQLRQENSCLSTITKQIAPYVRSIAKVKERLEPRLQEPQEPKEEQAQMLLKICDNNEMLPRDASPGSNKGASASPREGFMPRDTPGDPSPKNKDCCRGQQKSGAESAAPKQPAP; translated from the exons ATGGCGGGCGGCATTTTCTCCCCACTGGGGAGCTGCTCGGAGCTGGAGAAGGCCAACTGCCACCCGCTGGTGTGCCTGCTCTGCCACGAGCCCTACCAGCACCCCTGCCTGCTCGACTGCTACCACAACTTCTGCGCCAGCTGCCTGCGAGGCCGCGCCAGCGATGGCCGCCTGCGTTGCCCACTCTGCGG gcacCCCTCAGTGGTGAGGGGAGGCACGGGGCTGCCCCCCGTGGACCGGCTCCTGCAGTTCCTGGTGGACAGCTCAGCCGACAGCGAGGAGGACGTGCAGTGTGCCAACTGTGACCGGTGCTGCACCAAGGCG GAGCTGGACACCATGTACTTCTGCAACACCTGTGGgcagcccctctgtgccccGTGCCGTGAGGAGACCCACCGTGCCAGGATGTTCGCCCGCCACGAGATCGTCTCCCTCTCCAAGCGCACCAAAGACATCCACAAGAAGTGCC cGCTGCACGAGGAGCCCTACATCATGTTCTCCACTGAGAAGAAGTCCATGCTCTGCATCAACTGCTTCAGGGACATGCAGGG ggagagcCGGGCACACTGCATCGACATTGAGACGGCGTACATGCAGGGCTGCCAGCGGCTGGACCAGGCAGTGAtg GCTGTGAAGGAACTGCAGACATCCACGCGCGAGGCCATTGTCCTGCTCAAGGCCATGATCGAGGAGGTTCGCAACAGTGCAAGTGAGGAGGAGGCGGCCATCAACTCCCTCTTCAGCCGCATGCAG gagcagctctcagAGAGGAAGAAGACACTCCTGAAAGCTGTGCAGAG ccagcacgaggaaaaggagaaggcaTTCAAGGAGCAGCTCGCCCACCttgcctccctgctgcccacactgcag GTCCATCTGGTGACCTGCTCGGCCTTCCTGAGCTCTGCCAACAAAGCCGAGTTCCTGGACCTGGGCTAT CAACTgatggagaggctgcagaggatTGTCAAGCTGCCGCACCGCCTGCGGCCGGCCCAGACCAGCAAG ATCAACAGCGAGTACCGGGCAGAGTTTGCCCGCTGCCTGGAGCCCCTCCTGATGCTCAGCCCCCGCCGCTCCGTGGTGGGCAGCGCTGGCGGCATCGGTCCTGGCATCACCGGCACGAACAT GCTCCCCGGTGGCCAATGCTCCAAGACCCTCATGGTGCCCAGCTGTCCCCCCACCAGTGATAAAATGTCCACTGGCCCCATGGTGAAGAAGCCAACGATGCACCGGTACATCAGCACCAAGGTGCTGCTGGCCGAGGGGCGTGAGACCCCCTTTGCCGAGCACTGCCGCAACTACGAGAACACCTACCGG ATGCTGCAGATGGAGATCCAGGGTCTGAAGGACCAGGTGCAGGAACTGCACCGTGACCTCACCAAGCACCACTCACTCATCAAGTCGGAGATCATGAGCGAGATCCTGCAGAAGTCGCTGCAGATGGACGTGCAGATCGCAGCTCACTACTCCGCCGTGGAGATGATGCGCAGCGTCTTTGAGGAG GTTTGGGAGGAGACCTACCAGCGGGTAGCAAATGAGCAGGAGATCTATGAAG cccagctccacgACTTGCTGCAGCTGCGGCAGGAGAACAGCTGCCTGAGCACCATCACCAAGCAAATCGCACCCTACGTCCGCTCCATCGCCAAAGTGAAGGAGCGGCTGGAGCCTAG gctgcaggagcccCAGGAGCCCAAAGAAGAACAGGCCCAGATGCTGCTCAAGATCTGTGACAACAATGAAATGCTGCCAAG ggatGCCTCGCCTGGCAGCAACAAGGGGGCTTcagccagccccagggaggGCTTCATGCCCAGGGACACCCCTggagacccctccccaaaaaacaAAGACTGCTGCAGGGGCCAGCAGAAGAGTGGAGCAGAGAGTGCTGCCCCTAAACAGCCAGCACCATAG